One Streptococcus sp. VT 162 genomic window, AGGATACGGAGCCCCGAGTCAGCAGCTGTCGTAAATCCACCAACAAACATGGATAGAAAGTCTGACTTGACCCCCGGTTGAACCCCAAGAATATAACGTCCTTGATTTTCTTCTGGCGTCACAGTGACTTGTTTTTCACTACCATTTTCAGAAATGGTCACATCCAAGGTCGGGGCGGTCTTGTCCTTGGTATCTGCTTCCACAGCCTGGGTCAAATCTTGCCAATTTTTAACCTCATGCGAGCCGACCTTGGTAATTTGAGCGGTCTCAGCTACACCTACCTTAGCCAAAGCTCCCTCTGGCATGACATGAAAGAGATTGGTCTGAGTATCTCTAACACCGCCTTGCAAAAAGATCAAGATCCAAAAAACAACAACTCCTAAGATAAAGTTATTCATGGGACCTGCAAAGTTGGTGATGAGCTTGCCCCAGATAGAAGCATTTTGATACTGTACATCCAAAGGAGCGATGCGCACTTCGGTTCCATCTGCCTCAACAACCGTTGCATCATGATCCACTGCAAAAGTCTTTTCTTCTTCCAAGACCAAGCCTTTAATGAAGAGCTTGTCTTCAAAGTCAAACTGGGTTACCTGCATAGGGAGAGCCGTTTGATCCAGTTTCTTCCCTGAGAGGTTAATCCGTTTGACCTTACCATCGTCGGCAAGTGTTAAACTGACCGGAGTTCCTGTCTTAATTTCTGTCGTATCATCACCCCAGCCTGCCATACGAACATAGCCTCCTAGAGGAAGAATTCGAATGGTATAAGCCGTGCCATCCTTACCGATATGGGAAAAAATCTTGGGCCCCATACCAATGGCAAATTCACGAACTAAAATGCCTGATTTCTTGGCAAAATAAAAATGTCCAAACTCATGCACCACCACAATAATCCCAAAAACGAGGATAAAGGTTAGCAATCCAATCATTCAATATTCCTTTCTTTAAAACAGGCCAAATAAGTGCATCATTGGAAACACAATCAGCATGCTGTCAAAGCGATCCAACACACCGCCATGTCCAGGGATAAATTTTCCAGAATCCTTAACACCGAAATGGCGTTTCGTAGCACTCTCAATCAAGTCACCAAACTGACCTGCCACACTGAAAAAGGCTGCAAAGAGACTCATTCTATAAATCCCATAAGGAAGAGCAACTGTGCTGTCCACTAACATGAAAATCACTGTTATCAGTACCGCACCTAGAATACCACCGACAAAGCCCTCAATACTCTTATTAGGAGAAACTCTCGGCGCCAACTTATGTTTACCAAAATTCATCCCTGTCAGGTAGGCTGCGCTATCTGTCGCCCAAACGATAAAAAGGGCCAAAAGTACCTTGTCAAAACCTGCCACCCGAGCATCTAGTAAGGCATTAAAGCCAAAACCAACATAAAAGCTCACAGCAATTGGAAAAGCGGCATCTTCAATCGTATAGCTTTTACTGAAAACGGTGGTCCCTAGCATAATCATAATTAAAACGCTGTAGGCA contains:
- a CDS encoding metalloprotease RseP encodes the protein MIGLLTFILVFGIIVVVHEFGHFYFAKKSGILVREFAIGMGPKIFSHIGKDGTAYTIRILPLGGYVRMAGWGDDTTEIKTGTPVSLTLADDGKVKRINLSGKKLDQTALPMQVTQFDFEDKLFIKGLVLEEEKTFAVDHDATVVEADGTEVRIAPLDVQYQNASIWGKLITNFAGPMNNFILGVVVFWILIFLQGGVRDTQTNLFHVMPEGALAKVGVAETAQITKVGSHEVKNWQDLTQAVEADTKDKTAPTLDVTISENGSEKQVTVTPEENQGRYILGVQPGVKSDFLSMFVGGFTTAADSGLRILSALKNLIFHPDLNKLGGPVAIFKASSDAAKNGLENVLYFLAMISINIGIFNLIPIPALDGGKIVLNILEAIRRKPLKQEIETYVTMAGVVIMVVLMLAVTWNDIMRLFF
- a CDS encoding phosphatidate cytidylyltransferase; its protein translation is MTKDLQKRTLFAVLALAIFLPVLFAGGLLLQIGIGLLAMLGVHELLHMKGLKTMTIEGALTLFATFALTIPLENYLTFLPVDGNVVAYSVLIMIMLGTTVFSKSYTIEDAAFPIAVSFYVGFGFNALLDARVAGFDKVLLALFIVWATDSAAYLTGMNFGKHKLAPRVSPNKSIEGFVGGILGAVLITVIFMLVDSTVALPYGIYRMSLFAAFFSVAGQFGDLIESATKRHFGVKDSGKFIPGHGGVLDRFDSMLIVFPMMHLFGLF